The sequence below is a genomic window from Leptospira saintgironsiae.
AAATGCACCTATACTTGACGAGCCTGTGCTACTTGCAGATCCTGATAAGCCTATATGATGATTTCCATTAGGATTAAAGTCATATCCTCCGTTGACGGAGTAACCTCCATTGGCTGCGCTATAATCAAAGCCTATAAACGTTCCTTGTTTAAACGCCCTTCCGGTCCCATCGAAATTATAATTTATATTAAAATCTACTCCCGAACCAGGAGCAAAGCTCACTCCTCCATTCACATTTCCTAATGTACCTGTGAAACCGCCCCCCCATCCACCTGCCTGAGCATCTTCGCCAAGTAGAATATCCCCGTTTTGGTGAGGAGTCCAGGATACATATCCCGTAACAGGCCATTCTTTGAGTGCCGTGGCTACGCTCAATACTCCGTTAAGAAAACCGGCGACCCCCTCGACAAGCTCGGGGCCGGGCTACTCCGGGTTCGCTAGTCGCTCATCCCTTCGCCACTTTTGCTTTAATCTATAGCTCATACTATAGTCTTGCTCGGGACTAAAGCCCTACGTATCCCTGTCGCTTACTTTAAAAGCAGGATTTTATCTCTTCTAATTCAGATCCCTCTTCATTAGAAAATTGTTGTCAAAGAACTTATGAATTCTCTGCACAATTGTGCAGTTGGCCCTATTACTACAAAAGGCCTGAACCAATCTATTAGATCAGTCAGGCCTTTTACCTTTTATATGAGACTTTGATACTTTATGTCAAACTTCTTTCAAAACAATACCTTTAAATGATTATTCTTCTTCCATGATAGGGCTCTTTATTGAACTCCCAAGTTCTTGGTTCAGAAAGATACCTGTCTTCAGTATGTTTTCTATATCATCATTTTTATTTGGTGAATAAAGGATATCTCCTACGTACCTTCCGTAGATGTCCTTTCCCTTACTCTTTACAATAACAGTCCTACCTGCTTTAAGCTTTTTCTCTAAGACATGAAAAGAAATTTCACCTTCTTTTGTTCCAAGTTCAGCTGCCCAAACTTTATGTAATCTGATTCTCTGCCTGGATGTTAAGTCGAAACCAAGGTTTAGTTGTACTATAATCGTATCTCCGTCTACAACTCGTTCCACTTGACCTGAGTATATGTAGAAGGTTGCATCCTTTGAGTTTAATTTCGTTAGAATAACCTTTCCACTCTTTTCGCTAACCTCCACTAAAGTATTCTCTTTAAACTTAACTTTGCTTCCTAAGCTCAAGTAACAATAGAATCCTAAGTCTAAGCTTAGTTTAGTTTACCCTGAAATTGTTTTAACGATTTTGTAATGA
It includes:
- a CDS encoding thermonuclease family protein, with protein sequence MSLGSKVKFKENTLVEVSEKSGKVILTKLNSKDATFYIYSGQVERVVDGDTIIVQLNLGFDLTSRQRIRLHKVWAAELGTKEGEISFHVLEKKLKAGRTVIVKSKGKDIYGRYVGDILYSPNKNDDIENILKTGIFLNQELGSSIKSPIMEEE